The following coding sequences lie in one Streptomyces venezuelae genomic window:
- a CDS encoding molybdopterin-dependent oxidoreductase, translated as MTTERNRRKPRIDPGRAAAGALSGALAGFAALAAAELLSSAVRPEAGPVVAVGGAAIDRTPASVKDWAIREFGTDDKLVLQSGIVVVLALLAVALGLLALRHRRLGAAGVLLFGVVGALAAVSRPDSTGLADALPSLVGSVAGAALLYALAGRLVPRPASEGGTETAGWDRRGFLIAATAAAAASAGVGALGRSFNASRGKDAIASREGIVLPAPASPASPVPKGARLRVPGISPFVTSSKDFYRVDTALIVPRVDADAWRLRIHGKGVARETTVSFRDLLRRELVERDITLTCVSNEVGGPYVGNARWIGVRLADVLAECGVVPPARGGPADQLVARSVDGMTIGTPVDDVMDGRDALLALGMNGEPLPFAHGFPVRMVVPGLYGYVSACKWIEDIELTTFDAYDPYWVRRDWAAKAPIKTQSRIDTPKPFARPKAGTVMVAGVAWAQHRGIDKVEVRVDDGPWRSADLAAEDTRDTWRQWSFPWQAAPGGHTLTVRATDRTGAVQTAERTRTSPDGASGRHSVVVTVT; from the coding sequence GTGACGACAGAACGGAACCGCCGGAAACCGCGCATCGACCCGGGGCGCGCCGCGGCCGGTGCCCTGAGTGGGGCGCTGGCCGGGTTCGCCGCCCTCGCCGCGGCCGAGCTGCTGTCCTCCGCCGTGCGCCCCGAGGCGGGGCCCGTCGTGGCGGTCGGCGGTGCGGCGATCGACCGTACGCCCGCGTCCGTCAAGGACTGGGCGATCCGGGAGTTCGGCACCGACGACAAGCTCGTCCTGCAGTCCGGCATCGTCGTGGTGCTCGCGCTCCTGGCGGTCGCGCTGGGGCTCCTCGCCCTGCGCCACCGCCGCCTCGGCGCGGCGGGCGTGCTGCTCTTCGGGGTGGTCGGCGCCCTGGCCGCCGTCTCCCGGCCGGACTCGACCGGTCTCGCGGACGCGCTTCCCTCCCTGGTGGGTTCCGTGGCCGGTGCGGCGCTGCTGTATGCGCTCGCCGGTCGTCTGGTCCCCCGCCCCGCGTCAGAAGGGGGCACGGAGACCGCCGGGTGGGACCGGCGCGGCTTCCTGATCGCCGCCACCGCCGCCGCGGCCGCCTCGGCGGGCGTCGGCGCTCTCGGCAGGTCGTTCAACGCCTCGCGCGGCAAGGACGCCATCGCCTCCCGCGAAGGCATCGTGCTGCCCGCCCCCGCCTCGCCCGCCTCCCCCGTCCCCAAGGGCGCACGGCTGCGCGTGCCCGGCATCAGCCCCTTCGTCACCTCCTCGAAGGACTTCTACCGGGTGGACACCGCGCTGATCGTGCCCCGGGTCGACGCCGACGCCTGGCGGCTGCGGATCCACGGCAAGGGCGTCGCGCGCGAGACGACCGTGTCCTTCCGGGACCTGCTGCGGCGCGAACTGGTCGAGCGGGACATCACGTTGACGTGCGTGTCCAACGAGGTGGGCGGCCCGTACGTGGGCAACGCCCGCTGGATCGGCGTACGCCTCGCCGACGTGCTCGCCGAGTGCGGTGTCGTGCCCCCGGCCCGCGGCGGCCCCGCGGACCAGCTGGTCGCGCGGTCCGTGGACGGCATGACCATCGGCACGCCCGTCGACGACGTGATGGACGGCCGCGACGCGCTGCTGGCGCTCGGCATGAACGGCGAACCGCTGCCGTTCGCGCACGGGTTCCCCGTGCGCATGGTGGTGCCGGGGCTGTACGGATACGTCTCCGCCTGCAAGTGGATCGAGGACATCGAGCTCACGACGTTCGACGCGTACGACCCCTACTGGGTGCGGCGCGACTGGGCCGCGAAGGCTCCGATCAAGACCCAGTCCCGTATCGACACCCCCAAGCCGTTCGCCCGGCCGAAGGCGGGAACGGTGATGGTCGCCGGGGTGGCGTGGGCGCAGCACCGCGGCATCGACAAGGTCGAGGTGCGCGTCGACGACGGCCCGTGGCGGAGCGCCGACCTGGCCGCCGAGGACACCCGCGACACCTGGCGCCAGTGGTCCTTCCCGTGGCAGGCCGCTCCGGGCGGTCACACCCTGACGGTGCGGGCGACCGACCGAACGGGTGCCGTCCAGACGGCGGAACGAACCCGCACGAGCCCTGACGGGGCGAGCGGCCGGCATTCGGTGGTGGTCACCGTCACCTGA
- a CDS encoding anti-sigma factor domain-containing protein, with translation MNSAADLHTLTGAYAADALDDAERAQFEEHLALCPSCDQEVRELTATVARLALASAVAPRPALKDEVLRRIGTVRQDVPSVPQVTETGPGPRPRRARGIYRWALAACLAAVGLGGTAVWQHQRAEDAREQARQVQEQTREQSQELAAVLAAPDARTRTGGLTDGARGTVVVSKSLDKAVFVADGMARPPKGKVYQLWFDDGGSMRSAGLMDPDRSASTVLMRGGVGKATGMGITVEPAGGSDAPTSSPVALMELPV, from the coding sequence GTGAACAGCGCGGCCGACCTGCACACGCTGACCGGGGCCTACGCCGCCGACGCCCTCGACGACGCCGAACGCGCCCAGTTCGAGGAGCACCTCGCGCTCTGCCCTTCCTGCGACCAGGAAGTGCGGGAGCTGACCGCGACCGTCGCCCGCCTGGCCCTCGCCTCGGCCGTCGCACCCCGGCCCGCTCTCAAGGATGAGGTGCTGCGACGGATCGGCACCGTCCGGCAGGACGTGCCGAGCGTCCCGCAGGTGACGGAGACCGGCCCCGGGCCTCGGCCGCGTCGGGCGCGTGGCATCTACCGGTGGGCCCTCGCCGCCTGTCTCGCCGCCGTCGGTCTCGGCGGCACCGCGGTCTGGCAGCACCAGCGAGCGGAGGACGCGCGGGAACAGGCCCGGCAGGTCCAGGAGCAGACCCGGGAGCAGTCGCAGGAGCTCGCCGCCGTGCTCGCCGCCCCGGACGCCAGGACCCGTACCGGCGGGCTCACGGACGGGGCACGCGGCACGGTCGTCGTGTCCAAGAGCCTCGACAAGGCCGTGTTCGTCGCCGACGGCATGGCACGGCCGCCCAAGGGCAAGGTCTACCAACTCTGGTTCGACGACGGCGGTTCCATGCGCTCGGCCGGTCTCATGGACCCCGACCGGTCCGCGTCGACGGTCCTGATGCGGGGCGGGGTCGGCAAGGCGACCGGCATGGGCATCACGGTGGAGCCCGCGGGCGGTTCGGACGCGCCGACCTCCTCCCCCGTGGCGTTGATGGAGTTGCCCGTCTGA
- a CDS encoding sigma-70 family RNA polymerase sigma factor produces the protein MNEVVRIGSRSAPGPDLQELLARVARGDQQAFTGVYDAVAGPVLGVVRGVLRDHAQSEEVTQDVLVEVWRTAPRYRADRGTAMTWVLTLAHRRAVDRVRSVEAAAARDRKAAQLAATPAFDEVSEEVEAHLEREQVRRCLRGLTEVQRQSVTLAYYRGLTYRQVAELLALPLGTVKTRLRDGLIRLRDCLGVSA, from the coding sequence GTGAATGAAGTCGTCCGTATCGGGTCACGGTCCGCGCCCGGGCCCGATCTGCAGGAGTTGCTCGCGCGGGTCGCCCGCGGTGACCAGCAGGCGTTCACCGGTGTCTACGACGCCGTGGCGGGGCCCGTCCTCGGGGTCGTGCGGGGAGTGCTGCGCGACCACGCCCAGTCCGAGGAGGTCACCCAGGACGTCCTGGTCGAGGTGTGGCGCACGGCGCCCCGGTACCGGGCCGACCGCGGTACCGCGATGACCTGGGTGCTGACGCTCGCCCACCGGCGTGCGGTGGACCGGGTCCGCTCCGTCGAGGCGGCCGCGGCCCGCGACCGCAAGGCCGCGCAGCTCGCGGCCACCCCCGCCTTCGACGAGGTCAGCGAAGAGGTCGAGGCGCATCTGGAGCGCGAGCAGGTGCGCAGGTGTCTGCGCGGGCTCACCGAGGTCCAGCGGCAGTCCGTGACCCTCGCCTACTACCGCGGCCTGACTTACCGCCAGGTCGCCGAGCTCCTCGCCCTCCCCTTGGGCACCGTCAAGACCCGCCTGCGCGACGGACTCATCCGGCTGCGCGACTGCCTGGGGGTGAGCGCGTGA
- the aceB gene encoding malate synthase A has translation MSALAPSPLAIVDAEPLPRQEEVLTDAALAFVAELHRQFTPRRDELLARRAERRAEIARTSTLDFLPETAAVREDDSWKVAPAPAALNDRRVEITGPTDRKMTINALNSGAKVWLADFEDASAPTWENVVLGQLNLTDAYERRIDFTDERTGKSYALKGADELATVVMRPRGWHLDERHLQVDGKAVPGALVDFGLYFFHNAKRLIELGKGPYLYLPKTESYLEARLWNDIFVFAQDYVGIPQGTVRATVLIETITAAYQMEEILYELRDHASGLNAGRWDYLFSIVKNFRDGGSKFVLPDRNLVTMTAPFMRAYTELLVRTCHKRGAHAIGGMAAFIPSRKDAEVNKVAFEKVKNDKDREANDGFDGSWVAHPDLVPIAMKSFDAVLGDKPNQKDRLREDVSVAPGDLIAIDSLDAKPTYDGLVNAVQVGIRYIEAWLRGLGAVAIFNLMEDAATAEISRSQIWQWINAGVVFENGETATADLARKVAAEELAAIREEIGDEAFASGKWQQAHDLLLQVSLDADYADFLTLPAYEQLR, from the coding sequence ATGTCCGCACTAGCGCCGTCGCCGCTGGCCATCGTCGACGCAGAGCCCCTGCCCCGGCAGGAAGAGGTGCTCACCGACGCGGCCCTCGCGTTCGTGGCCGAGCTGCACCGGCAGTTCACGCCCCGGCGTGACGAGCTCCTCGCCCGGCGCGCCGAGCGCCGCGCGGAGATCGCCCGCACCTCCACCCTGGACTTCCTCCCGGAGACCGCCGCGGTCCGCGAGGACGACTCCTGGAAGGTCGCGCCGGCCCCCGCCGCGCTGAACGACCGCCGCGTGGAGATCACGGGTCCGACCGACCGCAAGATGACCATCAACGCCCTCAACTCGGGCGCGAAGGTCTGGCTCGCCGACTTCGAGGACGCCTCCGCTCCCACCTGGGAGAACGTCGTCCTCGGCCAGCTCAACCTCACCGACGCCTACGAGCGCCGCATCGACTTCACGGACGAGCGCACCGGCAAGTCGTACGCGCTGAAGGGCGCCGACGAGCTCGCGACCGTCGTCATGCGCCCGCGCGGCTGGCACCTGGACGAGCGCCACCTCCAGGTCGACGGCAAGGCCGTCCCCGGCGCGCTCGTCGACTTCGGCCTGTACTTCTTCCACAACGCCAAGCGCCTCATCGAGCTCGGCAAGGGCCCGTACCTCTACCTCCCGAAGACGGAGTCGTACCTGGAGGCCCGCCTCTGGAACGACATCTTCGTCTTCGCGCAGGACTACGTCGGCATCCCGCAGGGCACGGTCCGCGCCACGGTCCTCATCGAGACGATCACGGCCGCGTACCAGATGGAGGAGATCCTCTACGAACTGCGCGACCACGCCTCCGGCCTGAACGCGGGCCGCTGGGACTACCTCTTCTCCATCGTCAAGAACTTCCGTGACGGCGGCTCGAAGTTCGTCCTGCCGGACCGCAACCTGGTGACGATGACCGCCCCGTTCATGCGGGCGTACACCGAACTCCTCGTCCGCACCTGCCACAAGCGCGGCGCGCACGCCATCGGCGGCATGGCCGCGTTCATCCCGTCCCGCAAGGACGCGGAGGTCAACAAGGTCGCGTTCGAGAAGGTCAAGAACGACAAGGACCGCGAGGCGAACGACGGCTTCGACGGCTCGTGGGTGGCCCACCCCGACCTGGTCCCGATCGCCATGAAGTCCTTCGACGCGGTCCTCGGCGACAAGCCCAACCAGAAGGACCGCCTGCGCGAGGACGTCTCCGTCGCGCCCGGCGACCTGATCGCCATCGACTCCCTCGACGCGAAGCCCACCTACGACGGCCTGGTCAACGCCGTCCAGGTCGGCATCCGCTACATCGAGGCGTGGCTGCGCGGTCTCGGCGCCGTCGCCATCTTCAACCTGATGGAGGACGCCGCCACCGCGGAGATCTCCCGCTCCCAGATCTGGCAGTGGATCAACGCGGGCGTCGTCTTCGAGAACGGCGAGACGGCCACCGCCGACCTGGCCCGCAAGGTCGCCGCCGAGGAACTCGCCGCGATCCGCGAGGAGATCGGCGACGAGGCCTTCGCCTCCGGCAAGTGGCAGCAGGCCCACGACCTCCTCCTCCAGGTCTCCCTGGACGCGGACTACGCGGACTTCCTGACCCTCCCGGCGTACGAACAGCTCCGCTGA
- a CDS encoding NTP transferase domain-containing protein: protein MTTEPMNTQVDAAGEVVGLLLAAGGGRRLGGRPKALLEHKGRPLVEHAVRVLREAGCTRVHVVLGASADAVRARASLPGCVLVDNPEWEEGMGSSLRAGLASLAGTGAAAALVSLVDQPGIGAAATARVRAAYDAPTTLAAAAYDGVRGHPVLFGSAHWAGIGASAVGDRGARDYLREHVGEITLVECGDVAEAYDIDTAEDLTRLDAGGPAHME, encoded by the coding sequence ATGACGACAGAACCGATGAACACGCAGGTTGACGCGGCGGGCGAGGTCGTCGGGCTGCTGCTCGCCGCGGGGGGCGGACGGCGCCTCGGCGGGCGCCCGAAAGCGCTGCTCGAACACAAGGGCAGGCCGCTCGTGGAGCACGCCGTACGGGTGCTGCGCGAGGCGGGCTGCACTCGGGTGCACGTGGTCCTGGGCGCGTCCGCCGACGCCGTGCGCGCGCGTGCCTCGCTCCCCGGCTGTGTACTGGTCGACAACCCGGAGTGGGAGGAGGGCATGGGCTCGTCGCTGCGCGCCGGTCTCGCCTCGCTCGCGGGCACGGGCGCCGCCGCCGCGCTGGTCTCGCTGGTCGACCAGCCGGGGATCGGCGCGGCGGCGACGGCGCGGGTCCGTGCCGCGTACGACGCGCCGACGACGCTGGCCGCGGCCGCGTACGACGGGGTGCGGGGTCACCCGGTCCTGTTCGGGAGCGCGCACTGGGCGGGGATCGGGGCGAGTGCGGTCGGCGACCGCGGGGCACGCGATTACTTGCGGGAGCACGTGGGCGAGATCACGCTCGTGGAGTGTGGGGATGTGGCGGAGGCGTACGACATCGACACGGCGGAGGACCTGACGCGCCTCGACGCCGGAGGCCCGGCGCACATGGAGTGA
- a CDS encoding DUF5955 family protein, whose protein sequence is MSGSDEDPRVAELRAAVARLRRELAAHPAEFTDRGIAEDELAALAEMAYGGAPEIPRMRRSLLLVAGAIGSVSALATGLAAVRMAVEIFGEPDGR, encoded by the coding sequence GTGTCAGGGAGCGACGAAGACCCGCGGGTGGCGGAGCTGCGCGCCGCCGTGGCCCGGCTGCGCCGTGAGCTCGCCGCGCACCCGGCCGAGTTCACCGACCGCGGCATCGCCGAGGACGAACTGGCGGCGCTCGCGGAGATGGCGTACGGGGGTGCGCCCGAGATCCCCAGGATGCGCAGGTCCCTCCTGCTGGTGGCCGGCGCGATCGGCTCGGTCAGCGCGCTGGCGACGGGCCTGGCGGCGGTGCGGATGGCCGTGGAGATCTTCGGGGAACCGGACGGGCGGTAG
- a CDS encoding PLP-dependent aminotransferase family protein produces MADARVVHTVDRRLGSRQLAQLLTGAVGERPGYRALASGVCTLLLDGRIPLRTRLPAERELASALGVSRATVTAAYDVLREGGYAMSRRGAGTWTELPQGQRPAGVAAFPAGDGVLDLAVAAPGAPEAELGAALAAAGAMLAEHAPTPGYHPYGIPELRAAVAERFTRRGLPTLPDQILITTGAQHALSLTLALLGRPGDRVLVENPSYPNALDAIRGAGLRAVPVPVTEDGWDAGLVESSLRQAAPRVAYLVPDFQNPTGALMPREQRVRILETARATGTWLLIDETIADIALDVPPPAPFASLAPHGAGEQVVTVGSLSKTHWGGLRIGWVRAGSRLITELAMKRVPSDMSTPVIEQLVALHLLRGMDDVLRERLPRLRAQRDALAASLARHVPEWRWRVPPGGLSLWVDVGRPIASALARAVLAQGVRIEGGSRFGADPGTHEHRLRIPYTLPADLSEQAVRRLATALSTDLRPGTATSTPHHHWVA; encoded by the coding sequence ATGGCAGACGCACGCGTGGTCCACACGGTGGACAGGAGGCTCGGCAGCCGTCAGCTCGCCCAGCTCCTGACCGGCGCCGTCGGCGAACGCCCCGGCTACCGCGCGCTGGCGAGCGGCGTGTGCACGCTGCTCCTCGACGGCCGCATCCCCCTGCGCACCCGGCTCCCCGCCGAGCGCGAACTGGCGTCCGCGCTGGGCGTCAGCCGGGCCACGGTCACGGCGGCGTACGACGTGCTGCGCGAGGGCGGGTACGCCATGAGCCGGCGCGGCGCCGGCACCTGGACCGAGCTGCCGCAGGGGCAGCGGCCGGCCGGCGTCGCCGCCTTCCCCGCGGGCGACGGTGTCCTGGACCTGGCCGTCGCCGCGCCGGGCGCCCCGGAGGCCGAGCTCGGCGCCGCCCTCGCCGCGGCGGGCGCGATGCTGGCCGAGCACGCGCCGACGCCCGGCTACCACCCGTACGGCATACCGGAGTTGAGGGCCGCCGTCGCCGAGCGCTTCACCCGGCGCGGCCTGCCCACTCTCCCCGACCAGATCCTGATCACCACCGGCGCCCAGCACGCGCTGTCCCTGACCCTCGCCCTGCTCGGGCGGCCCGGCGACCGCGTCCTCGTCGAGAACCCCTCGTACCCGAACGCACTGGACGCGATCCGCGGCGCGGGCCTGCGCGCCGTCCCCGTCCCCGTGACGGAGGACGGGTGGGACGCCGGCCTCGTCGAGTCGTCGCTGCGGCAGGCGGCGCCCAGAGTCGCGTACCTCGTACCGGACTTCCAGAACCCGACGGGTGCGCTGATGCCGCGCGAGCAGCGCGTGCGCATCCTGGAGACCGCCCGCGCCACCGGCACCTGGCTGCTGATCGACGAGACCATCGCGGACATCGCGCTGGACGTGCCGCCGCCCGCCCCGTTCGCCTCGCTCGCGCCGCACGGGGCGGGCGAACAGGTCGTCACCGTCGGATCGTTGAGCAAGACGCACTGGGGCGGGCTGCGGATCGGGTGGGTGCGGGCCGGGTCCCGGCTGATCACCGAGCTGGCGATGAAGCGGGTGCCGAGCGACATGTCGACACCCGTCATCGAACAGCTCGTGGCGCTGCACCTGCTGCGCGGCATGGACGACGTCCTGCGCGAGCGGCTGCCGCGGCTGCGGGCGCAGCGGGACGCGCTCGCGGCGTCGCTGGCGCGCCACGTGCCGGAGTGGCGCTGGCGCGTGCCGCCGGGCGGGCTCTCGCTCTGGGTGGACGTGGGCCGTCCGATCGCGTCCGCGCTGGCCCGCGCGGTGCTCGCGCAGGGCGTGCGGATCGAGGGCGGTTCACGGTTCGGGGCGGATCCGGGAACGCACGAACACCGGCTCCGCATCCCGTACACGCTCCCCGCGGACCTCTCGGAACAAGCGGTACGCCGTCTGGCCACAGCCCTGTCCACCGACCTGCGCCCCGGCACGGCGACCAGCACCCCCCACCACCACTGGGTGGCCTGA
- a CDS encoding universal stress protein: MSGGEVAEAGEAVVVGVSGSLASLAALRVGAEQARRGGRVLVAVLAWEPPEGEGLYLRHPDPAWARHWYVEARGRLDRAFDEVFGGSPRGVVVERRVVRGRPGRVLCDVAAVHADALLVIGARSHRHRASRTHRYVHTHAPCAVLTAPASRPPRGMRRTLRRMTPADFALANH, translated from the coding sequence ATGTCTGGAGGGGAAGTGGCGGAAGCGGGGGAAGCGGTGGTGGTCGGGGTCAGCGGTTCGCTCGCGAGCCTTGCGGCGCTGCGGGTGGGGGCGGAGCAGGCACGGCGCGGGGGGCGTGTGCTGGTCGCCGTCCTGGCGTGGGAGCCGCCCGAGGGCGAGGGGTTGTACCTGCGCCACCCCGACCCGGCGTGGGCGCGGCACTGGTATGTGGAGGCGCGGGGGCGGTTGGACCGGGCCTTCGACGAGGTCTTCGGCGGGTCGCCGCGGGGCGTCGTTGTCGAGCGTCGTGTGGTCCGGGGGCGACCGGGGCGAGTTCTCTGCGACGTGGCGGCGGTGCACGCGGACGCCCTCCTGGTCATCGGTGCGCGGTCCCACCGGCACCGGGCCTCGCGGACGCACCGCTATGTCCACACGCACGCGCCGTGCGCGGTCCTCACGGCGCCGGCGTCGCGCCCCCCGAGGGGCATGCGCCGCACCCTGCGGCGGATGACCCCCGCGGACTTCGCCCTGGCCAACCACTGA
- a CDS encoding IclR family transcriptional regulator has protein sequence MPTSSASDAPAETAASKTPAASGGVQSLERAFDLLERMADAGGEVGLSELSASSGLPLPTIHRLMRTLVACGYVRQQANRRYSLGPRLIRLGESASRLLGTWARPYLARLVEETGETANMALLDGDEIVYVAQVPSKHSMRMFTEVGRRVLPHSTGVGKALLAHASPDEVRALLARTGMPAATEKTITTPEGFLAALDDVRRTGYAVDDNEQEIGVRCLAVPVPDSPTAAAISISGPAGRVTEAATDKIVPVLQQVAVELSAALTNATPGS, from the coding sequence GTGCCGACGTCAAGCGCCAGCGACGCCCCTGCGGAAACCGCCGCCTCCAAGACCCCCGCCGCGAGCGGCGGCGTCCAGTCCCTCGAGCGCGCCTTCGACCTGCTCGAGCGGATGGCGGACGCAGGGGGCGAGGTCGGTCTCAGCGAACTCTCCGCCAGCAGCGGCCTTCCGCTCCCCACCATCCACCGCCTCATGCGCACGCTGGTCGCCTGCGGGTACGTGCGTCAGCAGGCCAACCGCCGCTACTCGCTCGGCCCGCGCCTGATCCGCCTCGGCGAATCCGCGTCCCGGCTGCTCGGCACATGGGCCCGCCCCTACCTCGCCCGGCTCGTCGAGGAGACCGGCGAGACGGCGAACATGGCGCTCCTCGACGGCGACGAGATCGTGTACGTCGCACAGGTGCCGTCCAAGCACTCCATGCGCATGTTCACCGAGGTCGGCCGGCGGGTCCTGCCGCACTCCACGGGCGTCGGCAAGGCGCTGCTCGCGCACGCGTCACCGGACGAGGTCCGCGCGCTGCTCGCCCGCACGGGGATGCCGGCGGCCACGGAGAAGACGATCACCACGCCGGAAGGCTTCCTCGCCGCCCTCGACGACGTGCGCCGCACGGGGTACGCGGTGGACGACAACGAGCAGGAGATCGGCGTCCGGTGCCTGGCCGTGCCGGTGCCCGACTCCCCCACGGCCGCGGCGATCTCCATCTCCGGCCCGGCGGGCCGGGTGACGGAGGCGGCCACGGACAAGATCGTGCCGGTGCTGCAGCAGGTGGCGGTGGAGTTGTCGGCTGCGTTGACCAACGCGACACCTGGCTCCTGA
- the allB gene encoding allantoinase AllB has translation MDATAGAGAADAAGAAGVDVQLVLRSTRVITPEGTRAASVAVSGGKIVAVDAYDAEVPDGARLEDLGDDTLLPGLVDTHVHVNDPGRTEWEGFWTATRAAAAGGITTLVDMPLNSLPPTTTVDNLRTKQDVARTKAHIDVGFWGGALPDNVQDLKPLHDAGVYGFKCFLSPSGVDEFPELNQDQLTASMAEIAGFGGLLIVHAEDPHELDAAPHKSGPKYADYLQTRPRISEDTAIEGLIAVAKRLGARVHVLHLSSSDALPLIAAAKREGVRLTVETCPHYLTLTAEEVPDGASEFKCCPPIREAGNQDLLWEALADGTIDCVVTDHSPSTADLKTDDFATAWGGISGLQLSLPAVWTEARKRGHSLEDVVRWMSTRTAHLVGLDQKGAIEAGRDADFAVLAPDETFTVDPAELQHRNRVTAYAGKTLSGVVKSTWLRGERILHGGEFSEPAGRLLERNN, from the coding sequence GTGGACGCGACGGCCGGCGCGGGTGCGGCGGATGCGGCGGGTGCGGCGGGTGTCGACGTGCAGCTGGTGCTCCGCTCGACCCGCGTCATCACCCCGGAGGGCACCCGGGCCGCCTCGGTCGCCGTGTCCGGCGGAAAGATCGTGGCCGTCGACGCGTACGACGCCGAAGTACCGGACGGCGCCCGCCTGGAGGACCTCGGCGACGACACCCTGCTCCCCGGCCTCGTCGACACGCACGTCCACGTGAACGACCCGGGCCGCACGGAGTGGGAGGGCTTCTGGACCGCCACCCGCGCCGCGGCCGCCGGCGGGATCACCACCCTCGTCGACATGCCCCTCAACTCCCTGCCGCCGACGACGACCGTCGACAACCTGCGCACCAAGCAGGACGTCGCCCGCACCAAGGCGCACATCGACGTCGGCTTCTGGGGCGGCGCGCTGCCCGACAACGTCCAGGACCTCAAGCCGCTGCACGACGCCGGTGTCTACGGCTTCAAGTGCTTCCTGTCGCCCTCGGGCGTGGACGAGTTCCCCGAGCTGAACCAGGACCAGCTCACCGCCTCCATGGCCGAGATCGCCGGGTTCGGCGGGCTCCTGATCGTGCACGCGGAGGACCCGCACGAGCTGGACGCCGCCCCGCACAAGAGCGGCCCCAAGTACGCGGACTACCTCCAGACCCGGCCCCGTATCTCCGAGGACACCGCGATCGAGGGGCTCATCGCCGTCGCCAAGCGGCTCGGCGCCCGCGTGCACGTCCTGCACCTGTCCTCCTCCGACGCACTGCCGCTGATCGCCGCCGCCAAGCGCGAGGGCGTACGGCTGACCGTCGAGACCTGCCCGCACTACCTCACCCTGACCGCCGAGGAAGTTCCCGACGGCGCCAGCGAGTTCAAGTGCTGCCCGCCCATCCGTGAGGCCGGCAACCAGGACCTGCTGTGGGAGGCGCTCGCGGACGGCACCATCGACTGCGTCGTCACGGACCACTCGCCCTCCACCGCGGACCTCAAGACCGACGACTTCGCCACCGCGTGGGGCGGCATCTCCGGGCTCCAGCTGAGCCTGCCCGCCGTCTGGACCGAGGCGAGGAAGCGCGGTCACTCCCTCGAGGACGTGGTGCGCTGGATGTCCACGCGCACCGCACACCTGGTCGGACTCGACCAGAAGGGCGCCATCGAGGCCGGCCGCGACGCCGACTTCGCGGTCCTCGCGCCCGACGAGACCTTCACCGTGGACCCCGCGGAGCTGCAGCACAGGAACCGGGTCACGGCGTACGCGGGCAAGACCCTCAGCGGCGTCGTGAAGTCCACCTGGCTGCGCGGCGAACGCATCCTGCACGGCGGCGAGTTCAGCGAACCCGCAGGCCGACTTCTGGAAAGGAACAACTGA